One genomic segment of Streptomyces sp. RKND-216 includes these proteins:
- a CDS encoding HU family DNA-binding protein, whose product MNKAQLVEAIQDQLGGRQQAADAVDVVLDAIVRAVVAGDRVSVTGFGSFEKVDRPARYARNPQTGERVRVKKTSVPRFRAGQGFKDLVSGAKKLPKNDVAVKKAPKGSLSGGTSTKKAATKKAAAKKATAKKATARKAAAKKAPAKKTTAKKATARKTTARKTAAKSTAKKSAAKKTTGKKATAKKAPAKRSVAKKAPARKTSARKTTAKKTTARRR is encoded by the coding sequence GTGAACAAGGCGCAGCTCGTTGAAGCAATTCAGGATCAGCTCGGTGGACGCCAGCAGGCCGCGGACGCGGTCGATGTCGTCCTGGACGCGATCGTCCGCGCAGTGGTGGCGGGCGACCGGGTATCGGTGACGGGGTTCGGCTCCTTCGAGAAGGTCGACCGCCCGGCGCGATATGCCCGCAACCCGCAGACCGGCGAGCGGGTCCGGGTCAAGAAGACCTCGGTGCCCCGTTTCCGGGCGGGCCAGGGCTTCAAGGACCTGGTCAGCGGGGCCAAGAAGCTCCCCAAGAACGACGTGGCCGTGAAGAAGGCGCCGAAGGGCAGCCTCTCCGGTGGCACTTCCACCAAGAAGGCCGCCACCAAGAAGGCGGCGGCGAAGAAGGCCACCGCCAAGAAGGCCACCGCGCGGAAGGCCGCGGCGAAGAAGGCTCCGGCCAAGAAGACCACCGCGAAGAAGGCGACCGCGCGCAAGACCACCGCGCGCAAGACGGCCGCCAAGTCCACGGCCAAGAAGTCGGCGGCGAAGAAGACGACCGGCAAGAAGGCCACCGCCAAGAAGGCCCCGGCCAAGCGGAGCGTCGCCAAGAAGGCCCCCGCCCGCAAGACCTCGGCCCGCAAGACGACCGCGAAGAAGACCACCGCCCGCAGGCGCTGA
- a CDS encoding lysophospholipid acyltransferase family protein — translation MSRRKIGFWYRLAAVLVKPPLLVLFKRDWRGMEHIPAVGGFIAVVNHNSYLDPLSYAHYQYNTGRVPRFLAKNSLFKGGFVGGFMRRLGQIPVYRETADAVGAFKAAVEAIDEGECVAFYPEGTLTRDPDLWPMTGKTGAARVALLTRAPVIPVAQWGANHVMPPYARKKRLRLFPRKTLTVQAGPPVDLSAFHGREPTAELLRAVTDTLMDAVAAELADIRGETPPAERYDHRKAVAARTARAVRTRPQQDAGRAGEGSGREPSAAQSQQAASPRAPRAEEGRNA, via the coding sequence GTGTCCCGCCGCAAAATCGGCTTCTGGTACCGCCTAGCCGCGGTTTTGGTGAAACCGCCGCTACTGGTGCTGTTCAAGCGGGACTGGCGAGGAATGGAGCACATTCCGGCCGTCGGCGGATTTATCGCCGTGGTCAATCACAACTCCTATCTCGACCCTCTCTCCTACGCGCACTACCAGTACAACACCGGGCGCGTCCCGCGCTTCCTGGCCAAGAACTCCCTCTTCAAGGGCGGTTTCGTGGGTGGCTTCATGCGCCGCCTCGGCCAGATTCCGGTGTACCGGGAGACCGCGGACGCGGTGGGGGCCTTCAAGGCGGCCGTGGAGGCCATCGACGAGGGCGAATGCGTCGCGTTCTACCCCGAGGGAACGCTCACCCGCGACCCCGACCTGTGGCCGATGACCGGCAAGACCGGTGCCGCCCGCGTGGCTCTGCTGACCCGGGCCCCGGTGATCCCGGTGGCCCAGTGGGGCGCCAACCACGTCATGCCGCCGTACGCCCGGAAGAAGCGGCTCCGGCTCTTCCCCCGCAAGACCCTGACCGTGCAGGCCGGTCCGCCCGTCGACCTCTCCGCGTTCCACGGCCGGGAACCGACGGCGGAGCTCCTGCGGGCCGTCACCGACACTCTGATGGACGCCGTCGCCGCGGAGCTCGCCGACATCCGCGGCGAGACGCCGCCGGCCGAACGCTACGACCACCGCAAGGCCGTCGCCGCGCGCACCGCCCGTGCCGTACGCACCCGACCGCAGCAGGACGCCGGGCGCGCCGGTGAAGGGTCCGGCCGGGAGCCGTCCGCGGCGCAGTCGCAGCAGGCCGCGTCGCCCCGGGCCCCGCGCGCCGAGGAGGGGAGGAACGCGTGA
- the leuD gene encoding 3-isopropylmalate dehydratase small subunit, with protein MEAFTTHTGRAVPLRRSNVDTDQIIPAHWLKKVTRDGFEDGLFEAWRKDPDFVLNQPRYAGGTVLVAGPDFGTGSSREHAVWALQNHGFKAVVSSRFADIFRGNSLKNGLLTVVLPQETVERLWQLAERDPQAPVTVDLQRRKVLAEGVDADFELDENARWRLLEGLDDISLTLQNETAIAAYESRRPAFKPRTQAA; from the coding sequence ATGGAAGCCTTCACCACCCACACCGGCCGGGCCGTACCGCTGCGCCGCAGCAACGTGGACACCGACCAGATCATCCCCGCCCACTGGCTGAAGAAGGTCACCCGGGACGGTTTCGAGGACGGGCTGTTTGAGGCATGGCGCAAGGACCCGGACTTCGTCCTCAACCAGCCGCGTTACGCGGGTGGCACCGTGCTCGTCGCGGGTCCCGACTTCGGCACCGGCTCCTCCCGCGAGCATGCCGTCTGGGCGCTTCAGAACCACGGGTTCAAGGCCGTCGTCTCCTCCCGCTTCGCCGACATCTTCCGCGGCAACTCGCTCAAGAACGGCCTGCTCACCGTCGTACTCCCGCAGGAGACCGTGGAGCGGCTGTGGCAGCTGGCGGAGCGCGACCCGCAGGCCCCGGTGACCGTCGACCTGCAGCGGCGCAAGGTCCTGGCCGAGGGGGTCGACGCCGACTTCGAACTCGACGAGAACGCGCGCTGGCGGCTCCTGGAAGGGCTGGACGACATCAGCCTCACCCTTCAGAACGAGACCGCCATCGCCGCCTACGAGAGCCGCCGCCCGGCCTTCAAGCCCCGGACCCAGGCTGCCTGA